A stretch of DNA from Paracoccus methylovorus:
GATCGGGAACATGGCCGCAGCCTGAAGCATCGGGCGGGGGTGCGCAAGCGGGCCTGTTCGGATCGCCGGGTCGCGTATAGCATCGGCTCCGAATCGCATCGAGAAGAGGGCCAGATGACCAGCCTGACCGACCGCAAGAATGCCGCCATTTCGCGCGGCGTGGGCATGACCACGCAGATCTATGCCGAACGCGCCGAGAACGCCGAGATCTGGGACAAGGATGGCAACCGCTATATCGACTTCGCCGCCGGCATCGCCGTGGTCAACACCGGCCACCGCCACCCCCGGGTGGTCGAGGCGGTGCGCGCCCAGCTCGACCGGTTCACCCACACCTGCCACCAGGTGGTGCCCTACGAAAACTATGTCGCGCTGGCCGAGCGGCTGAATGCGCTCGTCCCCGGCGACGGGCCCAGAAAGACCGCCTTCTATACCACAGGGGCCGAAGCGGTGGAAAACGCGGTCAAGATCGCCCGCCACTACACTGGGCGCGCGGGTATCGTCGCTTTTGCCGGGGGCTTTCACGGCCGGACCTTCCTGGGCATGTCGCTGACCGGCAAGGTCCAGCCCTACAAGGCCGGCTTTGGCCCGATGATGAACGATATCTGGCACCTGCCCTTCCCGAACGAACTTCACGGCACCAGCCAGGACGAGGCGCTGGCCGCGCTTGACCGACTGTTCAAGGCTGATATCGACCCCTCGCGCGTCGCCGCCATCATCGTCGAGCCGGTGCAGGGCGAAGGCGGCTTTTACGAAGCGCCCGCCGGCTTCATCCAGCGCCTGCGCCAGATCTGCGACCAGTATTCAATCCTCTTGATCGCCGACGAGGTGCAGACCGGCTTCGCCCGCACCGGCAAGCTCTTCGCGATGGAGCACCATGGCGTCGCCGCGGATCTTACCACCATGGCCAAGGGGCTTGGCGGCGGCCTGCCGATCAGCGCGGTGACCGGCCGTGCGGATGTCATGGACAGCCCCGCGCCGGGCGGGCTGGGCGGCACCTATGCCGGGAACCCACTGGCGGTCGCCGCCGCCCACGCAGTGCTGGACGTGATCGAGGACGAAGGGCTTTGCGAACGCGCGACCCGTCTTGGCCAGCGGCTGAAACAGCGCCTTGCCGGCATCGCGGAAACCGTTCCCGAGATCGTGGATATCCGCGGCCCCGGCTTCATGAATGCGGTCGAATTCAACGTCGCGGGTACCGACAAGCCGAACCCCGATCTGGCCAACCGCGTCCGGGAAGAGGCGCTCAACCGCAACCTGATCCTGCTGACCTGCGGCGTGCATGGCAACGTGATCCGCTTCCTCGCGCCACTGACCATCCAGGACGAGGTCTTTGACGAAGCTCTGGGCATTCTGGAAACCGCCATCCACGCCGCCCGTGCCTGAAATGCCAAGGTCCGACCCCAAGGCCGGACCTTTCGGATTTCTTCGTTGCCCAAATACCCATGCGACCGGGCAATGGGTAGCCTAGGCCAGCATTTTCGAACCCATGGCCAAAAACTTCTGCCGGCGATCCTTGATCAGTTCCGCCGGCTTCTTGCCCTCAAGCTCGCCCAGCATGACGGTGACCGCCTCACCCACGGCCTCGATCGCCTCCGCAGGCGCGCGTTGCGCGCCGCCCACCGGCTCGGTGATGATGCGGTCGATCACTTCCAGCTTTTTCAGATCCTGCGCGGTCAGCTTCAGCGCATGGGCGGCCTCGCGCATCTTCTCGGCATCCTTCCACAGGATCGAGGCGCAGCCCTCGGGCGAGATTACCGAATAGATCGAATGTTCCAGCATGGCGATGCGATTGGCAGTGGCAAAGGCCACGGCACCACCGGACCCTCCTTCGCCGATCACGACCGAGACCAGCGGGACACCGATCTGCAGACATTTCTCGGTCGAGCGGGCGATGGCTTCGGACTGGCCCCGTTCCTCGGCCCCCTTGCCCGGATATGCGCCGGGAGTATCTACCAGCGTGATTACCGGCAGGCGAAAGCGGTCGGCCATATCCATCAGCCGGATGGCCTTGCGATACCCCTCGGGCCGGGCCATGCCGAAATTGTGAAAGATCCGCGATTTTGTGTCGTTACCCTTTTCATGGCCGATGACGACACAGGGCTTGTCCTTGAATCGCGCAAGCCCACCCATGACCGCGTGATCCTCGCCAAAGGCGCGGTCGCCGGCCAGCGGCGTGTATTCGGTGAAAAGCTGCTCGATATAGTCGCGGCAATGCGGGCGTTCCGGGTGGCGGGCGACCTGCGTTTTGCGCCAGGGATCAAGCTGCTTGTAAAGATCGCGCAGCATTTCCTCGGCCTTGCGGTCCAGCGCCGTCGCCTCTTTCTCCAGATCGACGCCTTCGCCCTTTCGGGCCAGGGCCCGCAGTTCCTCGGCCTTGCCCTCAAGATCGGCAAGGGGCTTTTCGAACTCCAGGTAAGTCATGCAGGGCTCCGCGCTGTCATCCGGTCGGGTCAGGTCCGCGCCCTATATGATCGCCGAAGCCGGGGATTGCAACTTTTGCCTTACCACCGCGACAGCGCGTCCTCGTCCTCGGTCCGTGCCTCAACCCAGACGCCGGGGCCTTCCGGTCCGATCTCGCGCTTCCAGAACGGCGCGCGGGATTTCAGCCAGTCCATCAGATATTCCGCCGCCTGAAAGGCCGCTATGCGGTGACGCGCGGCAGTGGCGACCATCATGATCGGCTGGCCCACTTCCAGCCGGCCATGGCGATGTATGATGCGCCAGTCATCCAGCTCGAAACGCTCGGCCGCCTGCGCGCCATAGGCGGACAGCGCCTTTTCGGTCATGCCGGGATAGTGCTCGATCTCCAGCGCCACCAACCGGCCGCCCTCATCGCGCACCAGTCCGGAAAAGGTGACGACGGCCCCCGAACCCGCGCCGAAGCCCGCCAGTTCGGCGGCAAGGTCGAAAGGCGCGCTTTGAACCCGGGCGGCCATCTCAGCCCCCGGTCATGGGCGGGAAAAACGCGACCTCGCGCACCCCGGCCAATGGCGCATCCAGATCGGCCAGTTCCTGATCGAGTGCGACACGCACCGCCGACAGATCCGACAGCGCATGCGCATGCCATTCGTCCATTCCGGCCAGTTCCGCAACCAGATCGCGCACGGTGGCGGCCTCGGTCTCGATCCGCTCGCGCGGCTGGCCGATGCGTTCGCGCAGCCAGGCAAAGTAAAGCACGTCAAGCGCCATGGTCATCCCTCAGGAAAGGCCGGGCCTTGGCGAAGTAATCCCAGCCGGTGATCGCCGTCAGCACCGCCGCGATCCAGATCAGAATCAACCCGACCTGCGTCGCCAGATCCGACCAGTCGTCGGACCAGGGCAGGCTGGTTTCGCCGACCAGCGGCGGGCGGCCGGTTTCATAATAGTTCAGGCCGGTGCCCAGGAAAAGCACGGCGATGGCGACCATCTGCGCCGTGGTCTTCCACTTGGCCAGTTTGGTGACCTGAAGCAGCCTTGCCTTATCGCCCAGGAATTCGCGCAGACCGGACACGAAGACCTCGCGGAACAGGATCACGGTCGCAGGCAGGATCAGCCACGGGTTCATGCCGGAATAGCCGGTGATGACGACCACGGCGATGATGACCATGGCCTTGTCGGCGATCGGGTCCATGGCGGCGCCAAAGCGGCTTTCCTGCCCCCACGCGCGGGCCAGATAGCCGTCGAACCAATCGGTTATCGCGGCAATCATGAACAGCGCCAAAGCCGCGAAATCGGCAAAGGGCCGGCTGAGGAAAAAGAACATCAGCGGAACCAGCGGCGCGGCCGCAAGTCGCAGAACGGTCAGGAGATTGGGCAAGGTCCAGCGCATGGCGTCAATCTAGGACGTCGGCGCGCCGGGGGGAAGGGGCGACCGAAGCCAACGGCCAAAGCACGCCCCTAGACCGCCTGACCGGCCGCCTGCGCATCATGGTCATGGGCGCAAAGCGCATGATTGCCGAGCACCTCGATAACCCGGCATTCCGCGATGGTGTCGCTGGCGCAATGATCCAGCATACGCTGCAATTCGTCGCGCAGCACCGTCAGGCGGGCGATCCGGGCCTGGATCTCGGCAAGCTGGCGCCGGGCGATATCGTCGGCAGCAGTGCAGGGTTGGTTCGGGCGATCCGACAGGCTTAGAAGTTCACGGATCGCCTCCAGCGGAAAGCCCAGATCGCGGGCGTGACGGATAAATGCCAGCCGTTCCAGCGTGCTTTGCGCGTAAAGCCGCTGGTTGCCTGCCGTGCGTTCGGGCTCGGGCATCAGGCCGATCTGTTCGTAATAGCGAATCGTCGGCACCTTGACGCCGGTGGCCTTGGCCAGCTTGCCGATGGGGAACATAAAAAACCTCTTGAAGCTCTAGTCGCTATAGGAATTAGGTTCCGAATCACCAAAGACAAGGCCCGCCGAGGGCAGGAGAAGGGTGATGAACACAGAACAGGCGCAACGGCACGAATGGACGGTGACGGGCATGGATTGCGCGTCCTGCAGCGCCAAAGTGACGCGGGCCGTCGAGCGGCTGCCCGGCGTCGGCGACGTCAGCGTCGCGCTGATGGCCGAGCGGCTGTCGCTGACGCTGAAACCCGGCACCACCGCCAGCGAAGAGATCGAGGGCATCGTCCGAAAGCTGGGCTACGACATCATGCCCAAGGGACAAAAGCCATCCGCCGGGAATACTGCGGTCCCCCAATCCGCCGCCACACATAATCATGACCACGATCATCGCCACCACCATGGCGACGCCAGACATGACGAACGCTGGTATCGGTCGGGCAAGGGCCGGCTGGTGATCCTGACCGGCGCGTTGCTGGTGGTGGCATGGGGGTTTGAGCTGCTGACCTCGGCCGAGGCGGGCTATTGGGCGTTTCTCGCGGCCTGCCTGATCGGGGTGGTCCCGGTCGCAAGACGCGCCTGGGCCGCGCTGCGCATGGGCCAGCCCTTTACCATCGAGGCGCTGATGACCATTGCCGCACTTGGCGCGCTTATCATCGGCGCGGCGCAAGAAGCGGCCTTGGTGGTCTTTCTGTTCGCCGTGGGCGAGGTGCTGGAAGGCGTCGCCGCCGGCAAGGCCCGCGACGGCATCCGGGCCTTGGCTGACCTAGTGCCCAAAACCGCGCTGCTGGATGACGGCGGCACCATCCGCGAAGTCCCCGCCAGCCTGCTGGAGATCGGCCAGACGGTGCTGGTCCGGCCCGGCGACCGCATCCCCGCCGATGGCGATATCGTCGAGGGCATCAGCGGCATCGACGAAAGCCCCGTGACCGGCGAAAGCGTGCCGCAAAGCAAGGGACCGGGCGAGCCGGTCTTTGCCGGCTCGATCAATACCGAGGCCGCTCTGCGCATCCGCGTGACCCGGCAGCCCTCGGACAACACCATCGCCCGCATCGTCCGACTGGTCGAGGAAGCCGAAGAAGCTCGCGCCCCGACCGAGCGTTTCATCGACCGTTTCAGCCGCTGGTACATGCCCGCCGTGGTCGCGGGGGCCGCGCTGGTCATGCTGGTGCCACCGCTGGGGTTCGGCGCCGACTGGGATACGTGGATCTATCGCGGGCTGGCCCTGCTGCTGATCGGCTGTCCCTGCGCGCTGGTGATCTCGGTTCCTGCCTCGATCGCCTCGGCGCTGTCATCGGGCGCGCGGCACGGCCTGCTGATGAAGGGCGGCGCAGTGATCGAGGCGGCGGCGAATGTTCGCCACGTGGCGCTGGACAAGACCGGCACGCTGACCCATGGCCAGCCGGCCGTGACCTGCCTGCTGCCCGTGCCCGACGTTACCGAAGCCCGGCTGCTTGCCACCGCGGCCGGGGTCGAGGCCGGGTCCAGCCATCCGCTGGCCCAGGCTATCCTGCGCCGCGCCGCCGAGGCGGGTATTGCGCCTCTACCTGCCCGCGACGCCCGCGCCCTGCCCGGCAAGGGGGTCGAGGCGGTGTTGGGCGAATCCCGTGTCTGGGTCGCCTCACCCCGCCATGCCGCCGCACTGGGCGGGCTTCACGACGAGGCCGCGGCAGTGGCACTGGAGGCAAAGGGCATGACGGTGGTGGCCGTCCTTGACGAACGCCAGCCCCTTGGCCTGATCGCCATGCGCGACGAGCCGCGCCCGGACGCTGCCGAAGCCATGCGCCAACTGACAGCCATGGGCGTGACACCCCTTATGCTGACCGGCGATAACCCCCGCACCGCTCAGGCCATCGCCGGCACGCTCGGAATCGACTTCAGGGCCGGGATGCTGCCCGAAGACAAGCTGGCCGCAATCCGCGAAATGGCCGCCAAGGGGGGCGTGATGATGATCGGCGACGGCATCAACGACGCCCCTGCGCTGAAGCAGGCAAGCGTCGGCGTCGCCATGGGATCGGGCACGGATGTCGCGCTGGAAACCGCGGATGCGGCTATTCTGCGCAACCGGGTCGGCGACGTGCCGGCGCTCATCCGGCTGGCGCGCGTCACGATGGGCAACATCCGGCAGAACATCACCATCGCGCTGGGGCTGAAGGCGGTGTTTCTGGTGACCTCGGTGCTGGGGATCACCGGCCTGTGGATCGCGATCCTTGCCGATACCGGGGCCACGGTGCTGGTCACGCTGAATGCGCTGCGCCTGCTGGGACATGACCCCAATGCCTCTGCCCGGTGACATGCGCAGCAGCCTTTCCGTGCGATCATGCCGTCAAGGACACAGGCGGGGCTGTTTGCCCCGCTTGCCAAAGCGTGATCCTTGGGTCAGTCCGCATCGCCCTTCGTGATCCCGGGCAGGAGCCGATAGAGGTTTCGTTCGGAAATCCCCAGTGTTTCTGCCATTTCCCGACGATTGCCGCCCGTGGTTTCCAGCAGCAGGCGCAGATATGCATCGCGCAGGCTCTCCAGCGTGGGGGCTTGTGGGAAACGCAGCACCACCTGCCCGTCCTTGACGGCGACCGCCCCGGTATCCAGACCCAGATGCGCGGGCTCGATCCCGTCGGCGCCGGCAGAAAGGATCAGCGAGCGTTCGATCGCATTGGACAGTTCCCGAAGGTTGCCGGGCCAGCTATGGGCAAGCATCGCCTTTTTCGCAGCATCCGAGAAATGTTTCGGCGTATTGCGCTGAAAGCTGCGGTTTTCCAGGATCTCCTGTGCCAGCAGCAGGATGTCCTCGGGCCTTTCGGCAAGAGACGGCAGGCGGATGGTAAAGGCCAGCATCCGAAACAGCAGTTCGGAGCGTTGCGGCCCGGCCTTTGCGATCTCTTCCGGCGAAAGGGCGCTGCCAAGGATGAAACGCGCCCTGCATGGCAGTTGGGTGGTCGTGCCCACCGGCCGGTAAGAGCCGCTTTCGATCACCCGCAACAGCCTGACCTGCAAATCCAGACTTAGCCGGTCGATGCCTGAAAGATAGATCGTGCCGCTGTCCCCTGCGGCCAGCAGCCCTTCGGTCCGCGCCACTCCCTTTCCTTCGGGGCGGACCAGACCAAAGATTTCCTCGGCATCCAGTCCTCCTTCGCAATCCGCGGAAACGAAGCGGCCGTTCGAACGCGGCGACAGGCTGTGCAGCGCCAGCGCCACGCGTTCCTTGCCCGCCCCCGCCGCACCAAGAACCAGAACCGGCGTTTCGGCCCCGGCAAAAAGCGAAATCAGGCGCTGCACCTCTAGGATCTGGGGGGAGCTTCCGCCGACAGGCTGGTTTTTCCCGGCCAAGGCGCGGCTTTGCCAGAAGGCCAGATCGCGGCGCAGGTCGGCCGCATCGAAAACCCGGCGCAGCGCCAGCTCCAGCGTCTGCGACGTGGCGGGCTTTACAAGGAAATCCAGCGCGCCGGCCCTGACCGCCTGCACGGCCTGATCAATCGTGCCCACCGCGGTCAACACGATGGCGGGGCAGTATTCGCGCAGTTCAGGCAGAAAGCTCATTCCATCGCTGTCGGGCAGGCGCAGATCAAGAATAGCAAGATCGGGCCTGAAATAACCAAGAGTTTCCAGCGCTACGGCACGGGAAAGCGCACCAAGCGCCTCATACCCCAGACGGCCAAGCTGTTCGACCAGAAGCCGGTTTAGGGTCTGATCATCCTCGATCACCAGAATGCGGCGTCTGTCGGGTAACTGTGTCATCGCGAGCCTTCTTCCTGGCGTGCATCTGGATCGGGAAAGCGGATCGTAAACACCGTGCCTTGGCCAAGCGTGCTTTCCACCGCGACGCTTCCGTTCCAGCGCGTGATGATGCTTTGCACGATGGCAAGGCCAAGGCCGCGACCGGACGTGCCATCGGCCCGGCGGGTCCAGAACGGCAGGAAGATGCGCGTAAGATCCGACGGCGCGATACCAATACCTTCGTCGGCAATGACAAGCACGACGTCCCTGCCGTCGGATCGGGCCGTGATATGGACAGTGCCGCCGTCAAGCATGGCATGGAACGCGTTCAGCACAAGGTTCGTCACCAGCATCCGCAGATCGCTTTCCGAGCCAAGGAACCGCAGGCCCGGCTGGATATCGACGACCTCCTTCGCGCCCGCCTGCCTGGCCTGAAAGGACAGGATCGCCAGCGCCTCGGGCACGATCCGGTCGATCTCGACCAGGATCGGCTCTTCAGAAGGCGGCATGCTCAGCAGCATCAGGCTGTTGGTCAGGGTCAGCGTCCGGCGCATTTCTTCGCCGATCATCCTCAGCCGCCCGGCGGCTCCGGGATTGTCGCCCGCGCCCAGATCGCTCTGCGCGGCATCGACCAGCAACGAGATCGAGGACAGCGGGTTGTGGATTTCATGGGCCAGTCCGGCAGCCAGCAGACCGATTTCAGAAAGCCTTTGTTCCTGACTAAGCCGGGCCTGCTGGTCAAGATCACGGATCGCCTCGACGACGCAGGCGGTGCTGCCGCCTTCCCGCACCAGCACAAGCGTCGCGGCAGCAAGTTCTA
This window harbors:
- a CDS encoding heavy metal translocating P-type ATPase; its protein translation is MNTEQAQRHEWTVTGMDCASCSAKVTRAVERLPGVGDVSVALMAERLSLTLKPGTTASEEIEGIVRKLGYDIMPKGQKPSAGNTAVPQSAATHNHDHDHRHHHGDARHDERWYRSGKGRLVILTGALLVVAWGFELLTSAEAGYWAFLAACLIGVVPVARRAWAALRMGQPFTIEALMTIAALGALIIGAAQEAALVVFLFAVGEVLEGVAAGKARDGIRALADLVPKTALLDDGGTIREVPASLLEIGQTVLVRPGDRIPADGDIVEGISGIDESPVTGESVPQSKGPGEPVFAGSINTEAALRIRVTRQPSDNTIARIVRLVEEAEEARAPTERFIDRFSRWYMPAVVAGAALVMLVPPLGFGADWDTWIYRGLALLLIGCPCALVISVPASIASALSSGARHGLLMKGGAVIEAAANVRHVALDKTGTLTHGQPAVTCLLPVPDVTEARLLATAAGVEAGSSHPLAQAILRRAAEAGIAPLPARDARALPGKGVEAVLGESRVWVASPRHAAALGGLHDEAAAVALEAKGMTVVAVLDERQPLGLIAMRDEPRPDAAEAMRQLTAMGVTPLMLTGDNPRTAQAIAGTLGIDFRAGMLPEDKLAAIREMAAKGGVMMIGDGINDAPALKQASVGVAMGSGTDVALETADAAILRNRVGDVPALIRLARVTMGNIRQNITIALGLKAVFLVTSVLGITGLWIAILADTGATVLVTLNALRLLGHDPNASAR
- a CDS encoding molybdenum cofactor biosynthesis protein MoaE, which gives rise to MAARVQSAPFDLAAELAGFGAGSGAVVTFSGLVRDEGGRLVALEIEHYPGMTEKALSAYGAQAAERFELDDWRIIHRHGRLEVGQPIMMVATAARHRIAAFQAAEYLMDWLKSRAPFWKREIGPEGPGVWVEARTEDEDALSRW
- the moaD gene encoding molybdopterin converting factor subunit 1 — translated: MALDVLYFAWLRERIGQPRERIETEAATVRDLVAELAGMDEWHAHALSDLSAVRVALDQELADLDAPLAGVREVAFFPPMTGG
- a CDS encoding sigma-54-dependent transcriptional regulator, whose translation is MTQLPDRRRILVIEDDQTLNRLLVEQLGRLGYEALGALSRAVALETLGYFRPDLAILDLRLPDSDGMSFLPELREYCPAIVLTAVGTIDQAVQAVRAGALDFLVKPATSQTLELALRRVFDAADLRRDLAFWQSRALAGKNQPVGGSSPQILEVQRLISLFAGAETPVLVLGAAGAGKERVALALHSLSPRSNGRFVSADCEGGLDAEEIFGLVRPEGKGVARTEGLLAAGDSGTIYLSGIDRLSLDLQVRLLRVIESGSYRPVGTTTQLPCRARFILGSALSPEEIAKAGPQRSELLFRMLAFTIRLPSLAERPEDILLLAQEILENRSFQRNTPKHFSDAAKKAMLAHSWPGNLRELSNAIERSLILSAGADGIEPAHLGLDTGAVAVKDGQVVLRFPQAPTLESLRDAYLRLLLETTGGNRREMAETLGISERNLYRLLPGITKGDAD
- a CDS encoding 4-aminobutyrate--2-oxoglutarate transaminase; protein product: MTSLTDRKNAAISRGVGMTTQIYAERAENAEIWDKDGNRYIDFAAGIAVVNTGHRHPRVVEAVRAQLDRFTHTCHQVVPYENYVALAERLNALVPGDGPRKTAFYTTGAEAVENAVKIARHYTGRAGIVAFAGGFHGRTFLGMSLTGKVQPYKAGFGPMMNDIWHLPFPNELHGTSQDEALAALDRLFKADIDPSRVAAIIVEPVQGEGGFYEAPAGFIQRLRQICDQYSILLIADEVQTGFARTGKLFAMEHHGVAADLTTMAKGLGGGLPISAVTGRADVMDSPAPGGLGGTYAGNPLAVAAAHAVLDVIEDEGLCERATRLGQRLKQRLAGIAETVPEIVDIRGPGFMNAVEFNVAGTDKPNPDLANRVREEALNRNLILLTCGVHGNVIRFLAPLTIQDEVFDEALGILETAIHAARA
- the pgsA gene encoding CDP-diacylglycerol--glycerol-3-phosphate 3-phosphatidyltransferase, whose product is MRWTLPNLLTVLRLAAAPLVPLMFFFLSRPFADFAALALFMIAAITDWFDGYLARAWGQESRFGAAMDPIADKAMVIIAVVVITGYSGMNPWLILPATVILFREVFVSGLREFLGDKARLLQVTKLAKWKTTAQMVAIAVLFLGTGLNYYETGRPPLVGETSLPWSDDWSDLATQVGLILIWIAAVLTAITGWDYFAKARPFLRDDHGA
- a CDS encoding acetyl-CoA carboxylase carboxyltransferase subunit alpha, with product MTYLEFEKPLADLEGKAEELRALARKGEGVDLEKEATALDRKAEEMLRDLYKQLDPWRKTQVARHPERPHCRDYIEQLFTEYTPLAGDRAFGEDHAVMGGLARFKDKPCVVIGHEKGNDTKSRIFHNFGMARPEGYRKAIRLMDMADRFRLPVITLVDTPGAYPGKGAEERGQSEAIARSTEKCLQIGVPLVSVVIGEGGSGGAVAFATANRIAMLEHSIYSVISPEGCASILWKDAEKMREAAHALKLTAQDLKKLEVIDRIITEPVGGAQRAPAEAIEAVGEAVTVMLGELEGKKPAELIKDRRQKFLAMGSKMLA
- a CDS encoding MerR family transcriptional regulator, with product MFPIGKLAKATGVKVPTIRYYEQIGLMPEPERTAGNQRLYAQSTLERLAFIRHARDLGFPLEAIRELLSLSDRPNQPCTAADDIARRQLAEIQARIARLTVLRDELQRMLDHCASDTIAECRVIEVLGNHALCAHDHDAQAAGQAV